The following proteins come from a genomic window of Pectobacterium actinidiae:
- the murB gene encoding UDP-N-acetylmuramate dehydrogenase, with product MASSVISLKSYNSFSLPVSAFCIKVADTQDKLIEGWRVASAAQEPILLLGEGSNVLFLEDFLGTILLNRLKGIDIREESDGWYIHVGAGENWHQLVEYTLKSGIAGLENLALIPGCVGSAPIQNIGAYGIELQHVCDYVDVLDLAEGNVMRFTSEECQFDYRESIFKHQYRSGYAIIAVGFFLKKDWNPVLNYGDLIKLDPTTVTPQQIFDSVCHMRRSKLPDPAVTGNAGSFFKNPIITPQHAELVLREYPNAPRYLQADGNVKLAAGWLIDQCKLKGFQLGGAAVHEKQALVLINKNNAKSSDVVELARHVRNQVAEKFSIQLEPEVRFIAAYEEVNAIEVLS from the coding sequence ATGGCGTCGAGCGTTATTTCATTGAAGTCTTATAACTCTTTCTCATTACCTGTTTCCGCATTTTGTATTAAGGTTGCGGATACTCAGGATAAATTGATTGAAGGATGGCGCGTCGCCAGCGCAGCACAAGAGCCGATTTTGTTGCTGGGGGAAGGGAGCAATGTCCTTTTTCTGGAAGATTTTTTAGGTACTATTCTGTTAAACCGTCTCAAGGGTATAGATATTCGAGAAGAAAGTGACGGCTGGTATATTCATGTCGGAGCTGGTGAGAACTGGCATCAATTAGTTGAATATACGCTCAAGTCTGGTATTGCAGGGTTAGAAAATCTGGCATTAATTCCGGGATGTGTAGGTTCTGCACCGATACAGAATATTGGTGCGTACGGTATCGAATTACAGCATGTTTGTGATTATGTTGACGTATTGGATTTGGCTGAAGGTAACGTCATGCGTTTTACCTCTGAGGAATGCCAGTTCGATTACCGTGAAAGCATATTTAAGCATCAATACCGTTCTGGGTATGCGATTATCGCGGTAGGATTTTTTTTAAAGAAAGACTGGAACCCGGTACTTAACTACGGTGATTTGATCAAGTTGGATCCTACAACCGTTACACCGCAGCAGATATTTGATTCCGTATGCCATATGCGCCGAAGTAAACTTCCTGATCCTGCCGTGACAGGTAATGCTGGTAGCTTTTTTAAAAACCCGATAATTACACCTCAGCATGCTGAACTTGTTTTACGAGAGTATCCGAATGCACCTCGGTATTTACAAGCCGATGGCAACGTTAAATTGGCCGCTGGATGGTTAATTGACCAATGCAAGCTTAAAGGATTCCAGCTTGGTGGCGCAGCTGTTCACGAGAAACAGGCCTTAGTTTTAATTAATAAAAATAATGCAAAAAGCTCAGATGTTGTCGAATTAGCACGTCACGTCCGTAATCAGGTTGCTGAAAAATTCTCCATACAGCTGGAGCCTGAAGTCCGCTTTATTGCTGCGTATGAAGAGGTCAATGCCATCGAGGTGTTATCATGA
- the birA gene encoding bifunctional biotin--[acetyl-CoA-carboxylase] ligase/biotin operon repressor BirA: MKDITVPLKLIKILSDGEFYSGELLGEMMGMSRAAINKHIQTIRDWGIDVFTVTGKGYSLPAPMQLLDEESILKHLPEGGVTVLPIIDSTNQYILERLDTLSSGDVCLAEYQQSGRGRRGRQWFSPFGANLYLSLYWRLEQGPAAAVGVSLVIGIVMAEVLHKLGADGVRVKWPNDLYLKDRKLAGILVELTGKTGDAANLVIGAGINLQMREPAPDTISQGWINLQEAGIDINRNTLASTLISELREALAVFELQGLEPFIPRWEKLDNYFNRPVRLIIGNREIYGTDRGIDRQGALLLEKDGLVTPYIGGEISLRGA, from the coding sequence ATGAAAGACATTACGGTTCCCCTTAAATTAATTAAAATTCTCTCTGATGGTGAATTTTACTCCGGTGAATTACTGGGTGAAATGATGGGGATGAGTCGAGCTGCAATTAATAAACATATTCAAACTATACGTGATTGGGGAATTGATGTTTTTACTGTGACGGGTAAGGGCTATTCTTTACCTGCGCCGATGCAGTTATTAGATGAGGAGTCTATCCTCAAGCACCTACCAGAAGGTGGAGTGACCGTTTTACCTATCATTGATTCTACTAATCAGTATATTTTAGAACGATTGGACACCTTATCCTCCGGGGATGTATGCCTTGCTGAATATCAGCAATCTGGGCGTGGCCGTCGTGGCAGGCAATGGTTCTCACCCTTTGGTGCTAATTTGTATTTGTCCTTATACTGGCGCCTAGAACAGGGGCCTGCTGCAGCTGTTGGGGTTAGTTTGGTTATCGGTATCGTAATGGCAGAAGTACTACATAAGCTTGGTGCTGATGGTGTTCGAGTCAAATGGCCCAACGATTTATATCTGAAGGATAGAAAACTAGCAGGTATTCTTGTCGAACTTACCGGAAAAACGGGGGATGCCGCTAATTTGGTTATTGGTGCGGGCATTAATTTACAGATGAGAGAGCCTGCTCCAGATACGATTAGTCAAGGCTGGATAAATTTACAAGAAGCAGGTATAGATATTAATCGTAATACACTTGCTTCGACTCTTATTTCTGAATTAAGAGAGGCCTTAGCTGTCTTTGAACTACAAGGGCTTGAACCATTTATTCCTAGATGGGAAAAATTGGATAACTATTTTAACCGCCCGGTTCGTTTGATTATCGGTAATCGTGAAATATATGGAACCGACCGAGGAATAGATCGTCAAGGGGCGCTGCTATTAGAAAAAGACGGATTGGTTACGCCATATATTGGTGGAGAGATTTCTCTGCGTGGTGCATAA
- the coaA gene encoding type I pantothenate kinase, whose translation MSNREQSLATPYLQFNRSQWAALRDSVPLTLAEEEIVKLKGINEDLSLDEVAEIYLPLSRLLNFYISSNLRRQAVLEQFLGTDGQKIPYIIGIAGSVAVGKSTTARVLQALLSRWPEHRSVELITTDGFLHPNKVLKERDLMKKKGFPQSYDMHSLVKFVSDIKSGTHKVTAPTYSHLTYDIVPNNNKVLEQPDILILEGLNVLQSGMDYPHDPHRVFVSDFVDFSIYVDAPETLLQTWYVNRFLKFRQGAFSNPNSYFHNYAKLTKEEAVGIASQLWKEINGLNLKENILPTRERASLIMTKSANHAVECVRLRK comes from the coding sequence ATGAGCAATAGAGAGCAATCCTTGGCCACGCCATATCTACAGTTTAATCGCAGCCAATGGGCCGCCTTGCGCGATTCCGTACCGTTAACGCTGGCAGAGGAGGAAATCGTTAAGCTCAAAGGGATTAACGAAGATCTTTCATTAGATGAAGTCGCAGAAATTTATCTGCCGCTATCCCGCCTGCTCAATTTCTATATAAGCTCTAATTTACGCCGTCAGGCTGTGCTTGAGCAGTTTTTAGGAACCGATGGCCAAAAAATACCTTACATAATCGGCATCGCAGGTAGCGTTGCTGTAGGGAAAAGTACCACAGCCCGTGTGCTCCAGGCGTTATTAAGCCGCTGGCCGGAACACCGCAGTGTAGAACTTATTACAACCGATGGATTTCTTCATCCAAATAAGGTGCTAAAAGAACGCGACTTGATGAAGAAAAAAGGCTTTCCGCAATCATACGATATGCACAGCCTGGTAAAATTTGTTTCTGATATAAAGTCAGGAACGCACAAAGTCACAGCGCCAACATATTCCCATTTAACATACGACATTGTTCCTAATAATAATAAAGTATTAGAGCAACCTGATATCTTAATATTGGAAGGTTTAAACGTTTTACAAAGCGGAATGGACTATCCACATGATCCACACAGAGTTTTTGTTTCTGACTTTGTTGATTTCTCTATCTATGTGGATGCACCCGAAACACTGTTACAAACATGGTATGTAAATCGATTTTTAAAATTTAGACAGGGTGCATTCTCAAATCCAAATTCATACTTCCATAATTATGCAAAATTAACGAAAGAGGAAGCTGTCGGCATTGCATCTCAATTATGGAAGGAAATTAATGGACTTAATCTAAAAGAGAATATTCTTCCTACCCGGGAGAGAGCTAGCCTTATTATGACTAAAAGCGCTAATCATGCTGTTGAATGTGTTCGATTAAGAAAATGA